One window from the genome of Actinoplanes teichomyceticus ATCC 31121 encodes:
- a CDS encoding WxL protein peptidoglycan domain-containing protein: MRTRIAAAVLAVAALGPVPAQAAPGNDSLTWSVTPAGPEGPNGRPALDYKLDPGATVTDHVAVTNHSTRPLTLRLYASDAFTTPAGGFDLLAAGTAPTGAGRWITLARRTVTLPGTSRVVVPFTLAVPADATPGDHAAGVVASLAAGGTGADGSRVTVDHRVGTRVHLRVTGPLRPALTITEVRIGTATPWNPLRLPRLTATFTIRNTGNVRLAGQPSARVHGPLGLGSRGTTGPAVPEILPGGSLRTSIRLDAVPPLVRDRVELAVRPVTADGRAIDPAPVPARWRGPVWLVPWPQIVALAAVAAIVATVLLARRRRRRLLREALAAAERRGREQARLTPSSTDRRIS, from the coding sequence ATGCGTACCCGCATCGCCGCGGCCGTGCTGGCCGTCGCGGCCCTCGGGCCCGTGCCCGCGCAGGCCGCTCCCGGCAACGACTCGCTGACCTGGTCGGTCACCCCCGCGGGCCCCGAGGGCCCGAACGGCCGGCCGGCTCTGGACTACAAACTGGACCCCGGCGCGACCGTCACCGACCACGTCGCCGTCACCAACCACTCGACGCGCCCGCTGACCCTGCGCCTGTACGCCAGCGACGCGTTCACCACCCCGGCCGGCGGCTTCGACCTGCTCGCCGCGGGCACCGCGCCGACCGGCGCCGGCCGCTGGATCACCCTCGCCCGCCGCACCGTCACGCTGCCCGGGACATCCCGGGTTGTCGTCCCGTTCACCCTGGCCGTCCCGGCCGACGCCACGCCGGGCGACCACGCCGCCGGGGTGGTCGCCTCGCTGGCCGCCGGGGGCACGGGCGCCGACGGCAGTCGGGTCACCGTCGACCACCGGGTCGGCACCCGTGTCCACCTGCGGGTCACCGGGCCGCTGCGCCCGGCGCTGACCATCACGGAGGTACGGATCGGCACCGCCACGCCGTGGAACCCGCTGCGGCTGCCGCGGCTCACGGCCACCTTCACGATCCGCAACACCGGCAACGTACGCCTGGCCGGGCAGCCGTCGGCCCGGGTGCACGGCCCGCTCGGCCTCGGGAGCCGCGGCACGACCGGCCCGGCGGTGCCGGAGATCCTGCCGGGCGGCTCACTGCGTACGTCGATCCGCCTGGACGCGGTGCCGCCGCTGGTGCGTGACCGGGTGGAGCTCGCCGTGCGGCCGGTCACCGCGGACGGCCGCGCCATCGATCCGGCCCCCGTGCCCGCGCGGTGGCGCGGTCCGGTGTGGCTGGTCCCGTGGCCGCAGATCGTGGCGCTCGCCGCCGTCGCGGCGATCGTCGCGACCGTCCTGCTCGCCCGGCGCCGACGCCGGCGGTTGCTGCGCGAAGCGCTCGCCGCGGCCGAACGGCGCGGGCGCGAGCAGGCCCGGCTCACCCCCTCATCGACGGACCGGAGGATCTCATGA
- a CDS encoding TIGR03773 family transporter-associated surface protein, which produces MTRHRRPGLRATVATAAASLIATLPAGAPASAGPRRPDVAGADLISLTVHAGRLRIGFRQSGRAAGTDPAGLRFTGDAEPAGRVPDDPDFAFLGPPGTPVWALAESGHGRPAIDTTAVPGGAVTLELVSVDGPGSFAAYTLSNWGRPSLLLDSDGRTSARLPAGRRTGGLAWLFDAVGEYRVTLRATVRAGSRTLRDEATYVVEVPGTAPPEPVPAAPSRTPVAGPSPARAAAARAPVATATDITAPATPGPAAAARAATGRAATERRVIADGHVDMGPHLSGSGLTIRLRDDSTTPATWRDLADVVLRVTDRAKIQVPAGPGYAFLGRAGDPVYLLPQSQQSGIVWPGWNTQHPSMVAGTRGDVTWRLRAVDGPGAFKLFLTGSFGTPQVVFDSARSLPQRLSIAPNTHAHGNWAFTRAGTYRLTVEMTATTTAGKTVSDTRTLTFAVGDGTGSGTTGTGSGTTGTGSGTTGTGGSTTGTGHGDAVGGAGALARTGADVMSVGAAGLLLLTTGAITVALTRRRRRELGHHST; this is translated from the coding sequence ATGACACGCCATCGCCGACCCGGGCTGCGCGCGACCGTCGCGACCGCCGCCGCATCGCTGATCGCCACGCTGCCCGCCGGCGCCCCGGCGTCCGCCGGCCCGCGGCGGCCGGACGTGGCCGGCGCGGACCTCATCTCGCTGACGGTGCACGCGGGCCGGCTGCGTATCGGGTTCCGCCAGTCCGGCCGGGCCGCCGGCACGGACCCGGCGGGGCTGCGGTTCACCGGTGACGCCGAGCCGGCCGGCCGGGTCCCCGACGACCCGGACTTCGCGTTCCTCGGCCCGCCCGGCACGCCGGTGTGGGCGCTGGCGGAGAGCGGGCACGGCCGGCCGGCGATCGACACGACGGCGGTGCCCGGCGGCGCGGTCACCCTGGAGCTGGTCTCGGTGGACGGTCCCGGCTCGTTCGCCGCGTACACCCTGTCGAACTGGGGGCGGCCGAGTCTGCTGCTCGACAGCGACGGCCGGACCAGCGCCCGGCTGCCGGCCGGACGCCGTACCGGCGGGCTCGCCTGGCTCTTCGACGCGGTCGGCGAGTACCGGGTGACGCTGCGGGCGACCGTGCGCGCCGGCTCACGGACGTTGCGGGACGAGGCGACGTACGTCGTCGAGGTTCCCGGGACGGCGCCGCCCGAGCCGGTTCCGGCCGCGCCGAGCCGCACGCCCGTGGCCGGCCCTTCGCCGGCGCGAGCCGCCGCGGCCCGGGCCCCGGTGGCCACCGCCACGGACATCACCGCCCCGGCGACGCCCGGGCCCGCCGCCGCGGCCCGGGCCGCCACCGGCAGGGCCGCGACCGAGCGCCGGGTGATCGCCGACGGGCACGTCGACATGGGCCCGCACCTGAGCGGCAGCGGGTTGACCATCCGGCTCAGGGACGACTCGACGACCCCGGCGACCTGGCGCGACCTCGCCGACGTGGTGCTCCGGGTGACCGACCGAGCGAAGATCCAGGTGCCGGCCGGGCCCGGGTACGCGTTTCTCGGCCGAGCCGGTGACCCGGTCTACCTGTTGCCGCAGTCGCAGCAGTCGGGCATCGTCTGGCCCGGCTGGAACACCCAGCACCCGTCGATGGTGGCCGGCACCCGGGGCGACGTCACCTGGCGGCTGCGCGCGGTGGACGGTCCGGGCGCCTTCAAGCTGTTCCTGACCGGCTCGTTCGGCACCCCCCAGGTCGTCTTCGACTCCGCGCGGAGCCTGCCGCAGCGGCTGAGCATCGCGCCGAACACCCACGCGCACGGCAACTGGGCGTTCACCCGGGCCGGCACCTACCGGCTGACCGTCGAGATGACCGCCACCACCACGGCCGGGAAGACCGTCTCGGACACCAGGACGCTGACCTTCGCCGTCGGCGACGGCACCGGCAGCGGCACCACCGGGACCGGCAGCGGCACCACCGGGACCGGCAGCGGCACCACCGGGACCGGCGGCAGCACCACCGGAACCGGCCACGGCGATGCCGTCGGCGGCGCCGGCGCCCTGGCCAGGACCGGCGCCGACGTCATGTCGGTCGGGGCCGCCGGGCTGCTGCTGCTGACCACCGGCGCGATCACGGTGGCGCTGACCCGGCGGCGCCGGAGGGAGCTGGGTCACCACTCCACATGA
- a CDS encoding PQQ-binding-like beta-propeller repeat protein has translation MPARTPAAVLSLLLAVGAAAAPAAAAPAPPAWEHPGYDAGDSYHNPHESAITATSIGRLVRKWSVRLRPATAETCSKPSAPVLRDGTAFVTDHRGVAAYAAGTGKAVWDFDWDEPSENFAPRLALSDHLLVGVSTDCQSTSNPHGRVTVWADGKLRWTLPLDGVDQAVVDRGVVVIAQHDAASGFADISAYRVFDGRRLWYRERAGTAGVSAGGTLLVFQLGPDDTPSGESSAVDVETGRTLWTRKQTWYVQAAGPAADRFYAVDGTGALAAVARADGRVVWRTPIEAGADVRSGWRDDLLAADRDRVYRAHDRTVEALDAATGRRLWSTRLPAGARQPVVAGGLVYTGGAVLKAADGEPVGRSLAGAVVVTGGRLYQVDRDVLTAYAPA, from the coding sequence GTGCCGGCTCGTACCCCCGCCGCCGTCCTGTCCCTGCTGCTCGCCGTGGGCGCGGCAGCCGCCCCGGCCGCCGCGGCGCCGGCGCCGCCGGCCTGGGAGCATCCCGGGTACGACGCCGGGGACAGCTATCACAACCCGCACGAGTCCGCGATCACCGCGACCAGCATCGGGCGGCTGGTCCGGAAATGGTCGGTGCGACTGCGGCCGGCGACCGCGGAGACCTGCTCGAAGCCGTCGGCCCCGGTGCTGCGGGACGGCACCGCCTTCGTCACCGACCACCGCGGGGTCGCCGCCTATGCGGCCGGGACCGGCAAGGCGGTCTGGGACTTCGACTGGGACGAGCCGTCGGAGAACTTCGCTCCCCGGCTCGCCCTCTCCGATCACCTGCTCGTCGGGGTCAGCACCGACTGCCAGTCGACGAGCAACCCGCACGGCCGGGTGACCGTGTGGGCGGACGGCAAGCTGCGGTGGACCCTGCCCTTGGACGGTGTCGACCAGGCGGTCGTGGACCGCGGCGTCGTGGTGATCGCGCAGCACGACGCGGCGTCCGGCTTCGCCGACATCTCCGCCTACCGCGTCTTCGACGGGCGACGCCTGTGGTACCGGGAGCGGGCCGGGACCGCCGGGGTCTCGGCCGGCGGAACACTGCTGGTGTTCCAGCTCGGCCCGGACGACACGCCATCCGGCGAGAGCTCGGCCGTCGACGTGGAGACCGGCCGCACCCTCTGGACCCGGAAGCAGACCTGGTACGTCCAGGCCGCCGGCCCGGCCGCCGACCGCTTCTACGCCGTCGACGGCACCGGCGCGCTGGCCGCCGTCGCGCGCGCCGACGGCCGGGTCGTCTGGCGTACGCCCATCGAGGCCGGCGCCGACGTCCGGTCCGGCTGGCGCGACGATCTGCTCGCGGCCGACCGGGACCGCGTCTACCGGGCCCACGACCGTACGGTCGAGGCGCTCGACGCCGCGACCGGCAGGCGGCTCTGGAGCACCCGGCTCCCGGCCGGCGCCCGGCAGCCGGTCGTGGCCGGCGGGCTGGTGTACACCGGTGGCGCCGTGCTGAAGGCGGCCGACGGCGAACCGGTGGGGCGTTCGTTGGCCGGTGCGGTGGTGGTCACCGGCGGCCGGCTCTACCAGGTCGACCGCGACGTGCTCACCGCGTACGCGCCGGCGTAG
- a CDS encoding vanadium-dependent haloperoxidase — protein MPVLATARSRAGATLLSAVTIATLGAAAPAAARPVTTDSVLAWYDTTAAAIAAGGAPTQITNNRTWAIAWLAAARAQAGVPSTTGRRAALAGAVHQTLVTLLPGQQTAADATLAAELAALPDRPPVRDAVTAGRAAAQRLIAERTGDGLDPASVNVAFPVPAGAPGIWQPTPPQFAPAAQYGNRLARPFVLRSADQFRPPAPPALDSARYAADLAEVRAYGSASSTVRTQAQTDTATFWLGSSLTLYTPILRAAVEQSPGSVLDRTRLVALFHVAAVDTQIATSDAKYAYQRWRPVTAILAGGDATWLPLHTTPAHPDYPSGHNTYSGSAERVLTSLVGPRARRPYTIGSPTAPDAERTYTDWRQPSLENVDARVWSGIHTRGADLAGIRLGGDVARYVVSHAPAVLN, from the coding sequence ATGCCTGTCCTCGCCACCGCCCGCTCGCGGGCCGGCGCCACCCTGCTCAGCGCCGTCACCATCGCGACGCTCGGCGCCGCCGCGCCGGCGGCAGCCCGGCCGGTCACCACGGACTCCGTCCTGGCCTGGTACGACACCACCGCTGCCGCCATCGCGGCCGGCGGCGCGCCCACCCAGATCACCAACAACCGCACCTGGGCCATCGCCTGGCTGGCCGCCGCCCGCGCGCAGGCCGGCGTCCCCTCGACCACCGGCCGGCGGGCCGCCCTGGCCGGCGCGGTGCACCAGACCCTCGTCACCCTGCTTCCCGGCCAGCAGACCGCGGCCGACGCCACGCTCGCCGCCGAGCTGGCGGCGCTGCCCGACCGGCCACCGGTCCGGGACGCGGTGACGGCCGGCCGCGCCGCCGCCCAGCGGCTGATCGCCGAGCGCACCGGGGACGGGCTCGACCCCGCCTCGGTGAACGTCGCCTTCCCGGTGCCGGCCGGCGCGCCCGGCATCTGGCAGCCGACACCGCCGCAGTTCGCCCCCGCCGCCCAGTACGGCAACCGGCTCGCCCGCCCGTTCGTGCTGCGGTCCGCCGACCAGTTCCGTCCGCCCGCGCCCCCGGCGCTCGACTCCGCGCGCTACGCGGCCGACCTGGCCGAGGTCAGGGCGTACGGCTCGGCGAGCAGCACGGTGCGCACCCAGGCGCAGACCGACACGGCCACCTTCTGGCTGGGCTCCTCGCTGACGCTGTACACCCCGATCCTGCGTGCCGCCGTCGAGCAGTCCCCCGGCTCGGTCCTGGACCGTACCCGGCTCGTGGCGCTGTTCCACGTCGCCGCCGTGGACACCCAGATCGCCACGTCCGACGCCAAGTACGCCTATCAGCGCTGGCGGCCGGTCACCGCGATCCTGGCCGGGGGCGACGCCACGTGGCTCCCGCTGCACACCACCCCGGCCCACCCGGACTACCCGAGCGGGCACAACACCTACTCCGGTTCGGCCGAGCGCGTACTCACCAGCCTGGTCGGGCCCCGCGCCCGCCGGCCGTACACGATCGGCAGCCCGACCGCCCCGGACGCGGAGCGCACCTACACCGACTGGCGCCAGCCCAGCCTGGAGAACGTCGACGCGCGCGTGTGGTCGGGCATCCACACCCGGGGCGCCGACCTCGCCGGCATCCGGCTCGGCGGCGACGTCGCCCGCTACGTGGTCAGCCACGCGCCGGCCGTGCTGAACTGA
- a CDS encoding glycoside hydrolase family 9 protein: MRRLLLAAVALAVTIAGLPLAERPAVAAGAFNYGEALQKSMFFYQAQIAGVKPSWSQVSWRGDAAVDDGADVGRDLSGGWFDAGDHVKFGFPMAFTTTMLAWGAVEYRDAYASSGQLTSLLNNLRVPNDYFIKAHPSANVLYGQVGRGDDDHKWWGPAEVMPMARPAYRIDASCGGSDLAGETAAAMAASSIVFRPTDPAYADQLLTHARQLYTFADTVRKAYSDCITDAAAYYKSWSGYQDELVWGAIWLYRATGDTAYLSKAESEYDALGTEPQTSTRSYKWTIAWDNKQFGAYVLLANLTGKQKYIDDANRWLDWWTVGVNGEKVRYSPGGEAVLDSWGSLRYAANTAFVALVYSDHTADATRKARYHDFAVRQIDYALGDNPRRSSYLVGFGANAPKNPHHRTAHGSWWDNMTVPAETRHVLYGALVGGPSAPDDAYTDQRSDYVRNEVATDYNAGFTSAVARLHREYGGSPLAGFPQPEKPDLDEITVETTVMQDGPRDTALKVMIYNRSAYPARALTSASYRYYFRREGTAAIQVTPGYTQGCPAPSAARQVSGDLWYVEVNCAGHRIAPAGQSAHRMEVQFKVGVADGGTWDASNDPSYLAGTAVNRNVPLYEAGRLIWGREPDAASPSPSTSPSTSPDPSPSASVSPSVSPSPSTPTAGCRVSYTTSDWGGGFTGTVTVANTGTAPWTSWNLTFTFPGGQKIGQGWSATWTQTGAQVTATSQAWNGAVAPGGSASAGFNGTYTGANQPPTAFTLNGMTCARA; the protein is encoded by the coding sequence ATGCGCCGTCTCCTGCTCGCCGCCGTCGCCCTCGCCGTCACGATCGCCGGGCTGCCGCTCGCCGAACGCCCGGCGGTCGCCGCGGGCGCCTTCAACTACGGCGAGGCCCTGCAGAAATCGATGTTCTTCTACCAGGCGCAGATCGCCGGCGTGAAGCCGTCGTGGAGCCAGGTGTCGTGGCGCGGCGACGCGGCCGTCGACGACGGCGCCGACGTCGGGCGGGACCTCAGCGGCGGCTGGTTCGACGCCGGCGATCACGTGAAGTTCGGCTTCCCGATGGCGTTCACCACCACCATGCTCGCCTGGGGCGCGGTCGAGTACCGTGACGCGTACGCGTCGTCCGGGCAGCTGACCTCGCTGCTGAACAACCTCCGGGTGCCCAACGACTACTTCATCAAGGCGCACCCGTCGGCCAACGTGCTCTACGGGCAGGTCGGCCGGGGCGACGACGACCACAAGTGGTGGGGTCCGGCCGAGGTGATGCCGATGGCCCGCCCGGCGTACCGGATCGACGCCAGCTGCGGCGGCTCCGACCTGGCCGGGGAGACGGCGGCGGCGATGGCGGCCAGCTCCATCGTGTTCCGGCCCACCGATCCGGCGTACGCCGACCAGCTACTCACCCACGCGCGCCAGCTCTACACGTTCGCCGACACCGTGCGGAAGGCGTACAGCGACTGCATCACCGACGCGGCCGCGTACTACAAGTCCTGGAGCGGCTACCAGGACGAGCTGGTGTGGGGCGCGATCTGGCTGTACCGGGCGACCGGCGACACCGCGTACCTGAGCAAGGCGGAGAGCGAGTACGACGCGCTCGGCACCGAGCCGCAGACCTCGACCCGCTCCTACAAGTGGACCATCGCCTGGGACAACAAGCAGTTCGGCGCGTACGTGCTGCTGGCCAACCTGACCGGCAAGCAGAAGTACATCGACGACGCGAACCGCTGGCTGGACTGGTGGACCGTCGGGGTCAACGGCGAGAAGGTGCGCTACTCCCCGGGCGGCGAGGCGGTGCTGGACAGCTGGGGATCGCTGCGCTACGCCGCCAACACCGCGTTCGTGGCGCTGGTCTACAGCGACCACACCGCCGACGCCACGCGCAAGGCCCGCTACCACGACTTCGCCGTCCGGCAGATCGACTACGCGCTGGGCGACAACCCGCGCAGATCCAGCTACCTGGTCGGCTTCGGCGCCAACGCGCCGAAGAACCCGCATCACCGTACGGCGCACGGCTCCTGGTGGGACAACATGACCGTGCCCGCCGAGACCCGGCACGTGCTGTACGGCGCGCTGGTCGGCGGCCCGTCCGCGCCCGACGACGCCTACACCGACCAGCGCAGCGACTACGTGCGCAACGAGGTGGCCACCGACTACAACGCCGGCTTCACCTCGGCGGTCGCCCGGCTCCACCGGGAGTACGGCGGCAGCCCGCTGGCCGGTTTCCCGCAGCCGGAGAAGCCGGACCTGGACGAGATCACCGTGGAGACCACGGTGATGCAGGACGGGCCTCGGGACACCGCTCTCAAGGTGATGATCTACAACAGGTCGGCGTACCCGGCGCGGGCGCTGACCAGCGCGTCCTACCGGTACTACTTCCGCCGCGAGGGCACCGCGGCGATCCAGGTGACGCCCGGCTACACGCAGGGCTGCCCGGCGCCGTCGGCGGCCCGGCAGGTCTCCGGCGATCTGTGGTATGTCGAGGTGAACTGCGCCGGGCACCGGATCGCGCCGGCCGGTCAGTCGGCACACCGGATGGAGGTGCAGTTCAAGGTGGGCGTGGCCGACGGCGGCACGTGGGATGCGTCGAACGACCCGTCGTACCTGGCCGGGACCGCGGTCAACCGCAACGTCCCGCTGTACGAGGCCGGCAGGCTGATCTGGGGCCGCGAGCCGGACGCCGCCTCGCCGTCGCCGTCCACCTCGCCCAGCACGTCGCCCGACCCGTCCCCGTCGGCCTCGGTGTCGCCGTCGGTGTCGCCGTCGCCGTCGACGCCCACCGCCGGCTGCCGGGTGAGCTACACGACCAGCGACTGGGGCGGCGGCTTCACCGGGACGGTCACCGTCGCCAACACCGGCACCGCGCCCTGGACGTCGTGGAACCTGACCTTCACGTTCCCCGGCGGCCAGAAGATCGGGCAGGGCTGGTCGGCGACCTGGACCCAGACCGGCGCGCAGGTCACCGCGACCAGCCAGGCGTGGAACGGCGCGGTCGCGCCCGGCGGCTCGGCGAGCGCGGGCTTCAACGGCACCTACACCGGCGCCAACCAGCCGCCGACCGCCTTCACCCTCAACGGCATGACCTGCGCCCGGGCGTGA
- a CDS encoding choice-of-anchor M domain-containing protein: protein MQRPHRRIACAVAGLTLATATLVTASPARAAEAVVLSKGHTDAVDVRYEGGALKLKVKDDTVSPSVVRDPADVTFHVLPAAETAVPDLPGFAFLGPAGSRIWMLPQVQDQALLWPGWNTTGLGAGVLAGDRVAISLVGVDGPGDVTLFDTNSLGTPNVKFRSSDGLPDRLDVPVHTHAHAGWVFSAPGDYTLTFQADATLATGAAVSTGPVAYRFVVGDRPGGGTGVSLAVSGMADGEYQPGDTVTLQAVQTPRGALTRYQWFAKRPGDAGYTPIEGETGASYSFTATRALNGTEYLVKLYDGTAVAASSEPVSLWVAFPEEGSGVAKSVTATINAAEGALVISVDPADRTVTLPAATLSATGDRWESNGTLDPVTVTDTRAARPGWTASGQITGGFRSDDGTTFSGSYLGWTPTVVEQGTGQGVVAGPVAVPYVAGRPGTGLGDSAALASAPPGKGLGTARLDAALKLSVPTDTHAGTYTGTLTLTAI, encoded by the coding sequence GTGCAGAGGCCCCACAGACGCATCGCGTGCGCCGTCGCCGGTCTCACCCTGGCCACCGCCACCCTGGTCACCGCCTCCCCCGCACGGGCCGCGGAGGCGGTGGTGCTGTCCAAGGGCCACACCGACGCGGTCGACGTGCGTTACGAGGGCGGCGCGCTGAAGCTGAAGGTCAAGGACGACACGGTCAGCCCCTCGGTGGTACGCGACCCGGCCGACGTCACGTTCCACGTCCTGCCCGCCGCCGAGACGGCCGTGCCGGACCTGCCCGGCTTCGCGTTCCTCGGACCGGCCGGCAGCCGGATCTGGATGCTGCCCCAGGTCCAGGACCAGGCGCTGCTGTGGCCCGGGTGGAACACCACCGGCCTCGGCGCCGGCGTCCTCGCCGGGGACCGGGTGGCGATCAGCCTGGTCGGGGTGGACGGCCCCGGCGACGTGACGCTGTTCGACACCAACTCACTCGGCACGCCGAACGTCAAGTTCCGCAGCAGCGACGGCCTGCCGGACCGGCTCGACGTGCCGGTGCACACCCACGCGCACGCCGGTTGGGTGTTCTCCGCGCCGGGCGACTACACCCTCACGTTCCAGGCGGACGCCACCCTGGCCACCGGCGCCGCTGTCTCCACCGGCCCGGTGGCCTACCGGTTCGTCGTCGGCGACCGGCCGGGCGGCGGGACCGGCGTCAGCCTCGCCGTGTCCGGGATGGCCGACGGCGAGTACCAGCCCGGCGACACGGTGACGTTGCAGGCGGTGCAGACGCCGCGGGGAGCGCTGACCAGATACCAGTGGTTCGCCAAGCGGCCCGGCGACGCCGGCTACACGCCGATCGAGGGCGAGACCGGCGCGTCGTACAGCTTCACCGCGACACGTGCGCTGAACGGCACGGAATACCTGGTCAAGCTCTACGACGGCACGGCCGTGGCGGCCAGCAGCGAGCCGGTGTCGCTGTGGGTGGCGTTCCCCGAGGAGGGCAGTGGCGTGGCCAAGTCGGTGACCGCGACGATCAACGCGGCCGAGGGCGCGCTCGTGATCAGCGTGGATCCCGCCGACCGTACGGTGACGCTGCCGGCCGCCACGCTGTCCGCGACCGGTGACCGGTGGGAGAGCAACGGAACCCTCGATCCGGTCACGGTGACCGACACCCGCGCCGCCAGGCCGGGCTGGACAGCCTCCGGCCAGATCACCGGCGGGTTCCGCAGCGACGACGGCACGACCTTTTCCGGCAGCTATCTCGGCTGGACGCCCACCGTCGTCGAGCAGGGCACCGGGCAGGGCGTGGTGGCCGGGCCGGTCGCCGTCCCGTACGTCGCCGGCCGGCCGGGGACCGGGCTGGGCGACAGCGCGGCGCTGGCCTCCGCTCCGCCCGGCAAGGGACTGGGCACCGCACGGCTCGACGCGGCGCTCAAGCTCAGCGTGCCGACCGACACGCACGCCGGCACCTACACCGGCACCCTCACCCTGACCGCCATCTGA
- a CDS encoding 4Fe-4S binding protein, translated as MSLDTPPRPARPQPDPPRPRNLLDRPLVARALRSRWYPGLFQWIAVAVFALVVWQLLAGPQTAHDNFGTALVWVLWWPLIPIVFVAVGRFWCAVCPFGKLSDVVQRLVGAQRPVPRFLKRYGIWLIDAQFILITWSDHIWGIVESPWGTGVLLLLLITAVVGSGAFFQRRTFCRYLCFLGGMSGNYAQVGALELRANTDICRTCTARAVCFNGGDKAPACPLFEFPRAMESSANCNLCANCVKNCPNDAIRITPRAPSRELWSVRDPKIEASFLAMAIMGIVLIQNLTMLRVWQDVLGWIDRTTGITSYPVVFTLAFVVAVGAPVTALWAASAVAARRNAESVAANFARFGYALIPLDVAGHIAHNLFHLLAEGGSVVHTAVAAFGGPRSGGSAALLGAGAIQVLQYAVLALGIAGSAYAVHRIARARWGAGPAARGTATAFLTVVVVFAAANLALFALPMAMRM; from the coding sequence ATGAGCCTGGACACCCCGCCCCGCCCGGCCCGGCCGCAGCCGGACCCGCCCCGGCCGCGCAACCTGCTGGACCGGCCGCTCGTCGCCCGCGCGCTGCGCAGCCGCTGGTACCCGGGCCTGTTCCAGTGGATCGCCGTCGCGGTCTTCGCTCTCGTCGTCTGGCAGCTGCTGGCCGGCCCGCAGACCGCGCACGACAACTTCGGCACCGCCCTGGTCTGGGTGCTGTGGTGGCCGCTGATCCCGATCGTCTTCGTCGCGGTGGGCCGGTTCTGGTGCGCGGTCTGTCCGTTCGGCAAGCTGTCCGATGTGGTGCAGCGCCTGGTGGGGGCGCAGCGCCCGGTTCCGCGGTTCTTGAAGCGGTACGGCATCTGGCTGATCGACGCCCAGTTCATCCTGATCACCTGGTCCGACCACATCTGGGGGATCGTCGAGTCCCCGTGGGGCACCGGAGTGCTGCTCCTGCTGCTGATCACCGCGGTGGTCGGGTCCGGGGCGTTCTTCCAGCGCCGCACGTTCTGCCGGTACCTGTGCTTCCTCGGCGGCATGTCCGGCAACTACGCCCAGGTCGGCGCGCTGGAGTTGCGGGCGAACACCGACATCTGCCGGACCTGCACGGCCCGGGCGGTGTGCTTCAACGGCGGCGACAAGGCCCCGGCCTGCCCGCTGTTCGAGTTTCCCCGCGCCATGGAGTCGTCGGCGAACTGCAACCTGTGCGCCAACTGCGTCAAGAACTGCCCGAACGACGCCATCCGGATCACTCCGCGCGCGCCCAGCCGGGAGCTCTGGTCGGTGCGCGACCCGAAGATCGAGGCGTCGTTCCTGGCCATGGCGATCATGGGGATCGTGCTGATCCAGAACCTGACCATGCTGCGGGTCTGGCAGGACGTGCTGGGCTGGATCGACCGGACCACCGGCATCACCAGCTACCCGGTCGTCTTCACGCTGGCCTTCGTCGTCGCGGTGGGCGCGCCGGTCACCGCGCTGTGGGCGGCGTCGGCCGTCGCCGCGCGCCGCAACGCCGAGAGCGTCGCCGCAAACTTCGCCCGGTTCGGGTACGCGCTGATCCCGCTGGACGTGGCCGGGCACATCGCGCACAACCTGTTCCACCTGCTGGCCGAGGGCGGGTCGGTGGTCCACACCGCCGTGGCCGCGTTCGGCGGGCCGCGTTCCGGCGGGTCGGCGGCCCTGCTCGGCGCCGGCGCCATCCAGGTGCTGCAGTACGCCGTCCTGGCCCTGGGCATCGCCGGCTCGGCCTACGCCGTCCACCGGATCGCCCGGGCACGGTGGGGCGCCGGCCCGGCGGCGCGGGGCACCGCGACCGCGTTCCTGACCGTCGTGGTGGTGTTCGCGGCCGCCAACCTGGCCCTGTTCGCCCTGCCGATGGCCATGCGGATGTGA